One genomic window of Macrobrachium rosenbergii isolate ZJJX-2024 chromosome 51, ASM4041242v1, whole genome shotgun sequence includes the following:
- the LOC136833207 gene encoding uncharacterized protein has translation MILRPQQHTGIMRSLLFCVVISFVSADNLPPSNGYAPPPSNSYGPPRNGYGIDPAIAALAKNIPGGGVPGEDYPILASVPDTGFDCNAQNVPGYYADTDAEARCQVFHICQNRPSGRRQQDSFLCPNGTIFNQQYLVCDWWFNFDCADAESFYSVNELIGVVPKGYGPPKTPSGAYGAPV, from the exons ATGATTCTGCGGCCTCAACAACATACAGGCATCATGAGAAGTCTACTTTTCTGTG TTGTCATCAGCTTTGTGTCAGCTGACAATCTCCCTCCAAGCAATGGCTACGCCCCTCCTCCAAGCAATTCCTACGGACCACCTAGAAACGGATACGGAATAGATCCTGCCATTGCTGCTTTGGCTAAAAATATTCCTGGAG GTGGAGTCCCTGGAGAAGACTATCCTATCTTGGCCTCTGTCCCTGATACCGGGTTCGACTGCAACGCCCAGAATGTCCCTGGATATTACGCCGATACTGACGCTGAAGCTCGATGCCAGGTCTTTCACATCTGCCAGAACAGGCCCAGTGGACGCCGTcagcaggactccttcctctgccccaacggtaccatcttcaaccaacagtacctcgtctgtgactggtggttcaacttcgaCTGTGCTGACGCCGAATCCTTCTACTCAGTCAACGAACTTATCGGAGTTGTTCCTAAAGGTTATGGACCACCAAAAACTCCTTCAGGAGCATACGGAGCTCCTGTCTAA
- the LOC136833210 gene encoding uncharacterized protein — translation MRSLLFCAVIGFASADNLPPSNGYAPPPSNSYGPPRNGYGIDPAIAALAKNIPGGGVPGEDYPILASVPDTGFDCNAQNVPGYYADTDAEARCQVFHICQNRPSGRRQQDSFLCPNGTIFNQQYLVCDWWFNFDCADAESFYSVNELIGVVPKGYGPPKTPSGAYGAPV, via the exons ATGAGAAGTCTACTTTTCTGTG cTGTCATCGGCTTTGCGTCAGCTGACAATCTCCCTCCAAGCAATGGCTACGCCCCTCCTCCAAGCAACTCCTACGGACCACCTAGAAACGGATACGGAATAGATCCTGCCATTGCTGCTTTGGCTAAAAATATTCCTGGAGGTGGAGTCCCTGGAGAAGACTATCCTATCTTGGCCTCTGTCCCTGATACCGGATTCGACTGCAACGCCCAGAATGTCCCTGGATATTACGCCGACACTGATGCTGAAGCTCGATGCCAGGTCTTTCACATCTGCCAGAACAGGCCCAGTGGACGCCGTcagcaggactccttcctctgccccaacggtaccatcttcaaccaacagtacctcgtctgtgactggtggttcaacttcgaCTGCGCTGACGCCGAATCCTTCTACTCAGTCAACGAACTTATCGGAGTTGTTCCTAAAGGATATGGACCACCAAAAACTCCTTCAGGAGCATATGGAGCTCCTGTCTAA